Proteins co-encoded in one Thermodesulfobacteriota bacterium genomic window:
- a CDS encoding hydrogenase/urease maturation nickel metallochaperone HypA, producing the protein MHEFSVASDIVDQVLEAARKRGGKRVLSVRLDIGELTLLNAEQLLFWVKELFKGSIAENAEIAVKIIKARISCAECGYRGGTREDQCDAIGHQILPLCPRCGSLQVEIERGRECLLRGIRAER; encoded by the coding sequence ATGCACGAATTTTCGGTCGCCTCCGACATCGTCGATCAAGTTCTCGAGGCAGCCCGAAAGAGAGGGGGAAAGCGGGTCCTCTCCGTCCGCCTCGACATCGGAGAGCTGACCCTCCTCAACGCGGAACAACTCCTCTTCTGGGTGAAGGAGCTCTTCAAAGGTTCGATCGCCGAGAATGCTGAGATTGCGGTCAAGATCATCAAGGCCAGGATCTCCTGCGCGGAGTGCGGCTACCGAGGAGGCACCCGAGAGGATCAATGCGATGCGATCGGCCACCAAATCCTTCCCCTATGCCCTCGGTGTGGTTCCCTCCAAGTCGAGATCGAAAGGGGAAGGGAGTGTCTCCTCAGAGGGATTCGGGCCGAGAGGTAA
- the hypE gene encoding hydrogenase expression/formation protein HypE — MSDEKILLAHGSGGKLAHDLIEQLFLPEFSNPMLRLLDDSARIDPRSGPIAFTTDSYVVNPLFFPGGDIGRLAVCGTVNDLSMLGAIPAFLSLSFIIEEGFPLSDLKRILSSIRQTAEEAKVEIVTGDTKVVEHGAADKLFINTAGIGWVKPGLELSGMKARPGDAILLSGFLGDHELAILSQREGFRFEGDLKSDCAPLNDLVQMMLGACPSIRCMRDPTRGGLATTLNEIASKSNVGIVLEEREIPVRESVKGICELLGLDPLYLANEGKLIALCPRSDAERLLEAMRAHPLGRESRIIGRVVADHPGKVVLHTLIGGHRILDMLTGTQYPRIC; from the coding sequence ATGTCCGATGAGAAGATCCTCCTTGCCCACGGAAGTGGCGGAAAGCTTGCGCACGATCTCATCGAACAGCTCTTCCTGCCGGAGTTCTCCAATCCCATGCTCCGTCTCCTCGATGACAGCGCAAGGATCGACCCCCGAAGCGGACCGATCGCCTTTACGACCGACTCCTATGTGGTCAACCCCCTCTTTTTCCCGGGAGGAGACATCGGAAGGCTTGCGGTCTGTGGCACGGTCAACGACCTCTCCATGCTCGGGGCCATCCCCGCCTTTCTCAGCCTCTCCTTCATCATCGAGGAGGGTTTTCCTCTCTCCGACCTGAAAAGGATCCTCTCTTCCATCCGCCAGACCGCGGAAGAGGCGAAGGTCGAGATCGTTACCGGCGACACCAAGGTGGTCGAGCATGGCGCGGCAGATAAGCTTTTCATCAATACGGCAGGAATTGGATGGGTTAAACCCGGCCTCGAACTCTCGGGGATGAAGGCCAGACCCGGAGATGCGATCCTGCTCAGCGGCTTCCTCGGAGACCACGAACTTGCCATCCTCTCCCAGAGGGAGGGATTTCGCTTCGAGGGTGATCTGAAGAGCGATTGTGCTCCCTTGAACGACCTGGTCCAAATGATGCTCGGGGCCTGCCCGTCGATCCGATGTATGCGCGACCCCACCCGGGGCGGGCTGGCGACGACGCTGAACGAGATCGCCTCAAAGTCTAATGTCGGGATCGTCCTCGAGGAGAGAGAGATCCCTGTGAGGGAATCCGTAAAAGGGATCTGCGAACTGCTGGGGCTCGATCCGCTCTATCTCGCGAACGAGGGGAAACTGATTGCCCTCTGCCCGAGATCAGATGCGGAGCGCCTCCTTGAGGCGATGAGAGCCCATCCTCTGGGCAGGGAGAGCCGGATCATCGGGAGGGTCGTGGCGGACCACCCCGGGAAGGTCGTCCTCCATACCCTCATCGGAGGCCACCGCATCCTCGATATGCTCACTGGCACCCAGTATCCGAGGATCTGCTGA
- the hypD gene encoding hydrogenase formation protein HypD, which translates to MKFIDEFRDGDLARGILKRIEKTSKRPVQLMEVCGTHTVSIFRSGLRNLLPEQVRLLSGPGCPVCVTPNQDIDLGLALARQNGTILLTFGDMMKVPGSRSSLQKEKAEGRDIRMIYSSLDLIRIARENPTRRVVFFAIGFETTTPTISVAIRKAKEEGIRNLFILNSQKRIPPALSALLKSNRVKVDGFLLPGHVSTILGVNPYRFIVKEFGKACVIAGFEPLDILQGIYMLLRQIEEERPEVEIQYRRVVEEDGNARAREAIAEVFEVDGALWRGLGPIPESGYRFKEAYADLDARSFDIEVEPSIEHPECLCGEVIQGVRSPLECRLFGTVCHPEEPVGPCMVSFEGTCHTYYRFPPERSQ; encoded by the coding sequence ATGAAGTTCATCGATGAATTTCGGGATGGGGACCTGGCCAGGGGAATCCTGAAGAGGATCGAGAAGACCTCCAAACGGCCTGTACAACTCATGGAGGTCTGCGGGACCCATACCGTTTCCATCTTCCGTTCGGGGCTGAGGAACCTTTTGCCGGAGCAGGTGAGGCTCCTTTCGGGTCCGGGCTGCCCGGTCTGCGTCACCCCCAATCAGGATATCGATCTCGGCCTCGCCCTGGCCCGGCAGAACGGGACGATCCTCCTCACCTTCGGCGACATGATGAAGGTCCCGGGCTCGCGGTCGAGCCTCCAGAAGGAGAAGGCCGAGGGAAGGGACATCCGGATGATCTACTCGTCCCTCGACCTCATCCGGATCGCCCGGGAGAACCCGACGCGAAGGGTGGTCTTTTTCGCCATCGGATTCGAGACCACGACCCCTACGATCTCGGTGGCGATCCGGAAGGCCAAGGAGGAGGGGATCCGAAACCTCTTTATCCTCAACAGCCAGAAGCGGATTCCCCCTGCCCTTTCGGCCCTCCTAAAATCGAACCGGGTGAAGGTCGACGGGTTCCTCCTTCCCGGCCATGTCTCCACCATCCTTGGGGTCAACCCCTATCGGTTCATTGTAAAGGAGTTCGGCAAGGCCTGCGTCATCGCGGGCTTCGAACCCCTCGACATCCTCCAGGGGATCTATATGCTCCTCCGCCAGATCGAGGAGGAGAGGCCGGAGGTCGAGATCCAATACCGGAGGGTCGTCGAGGAGGACGGAAACGCCCGGGCGAGGGAGGCGATCGCCGAGGTCTTCGAGGTGGACGGCGCCCTCTGGCGGGGTCTCGGACCGATACCGGAGAGCGGGTATCGGTTCAAAGAGGCCTATGCCGATCTGGATGCCCGAAGCTTCGACATTGAAGTGGAACCCTCGATCGAGCATCCCGAGTGCCTCTGTGGAGAGGTGATTCAGGGGGTCCGTTCTCCTCTGGAGTGCCGTCTCTTTGGGACGGTCTGCCATCCTGAGGAGCCTGTTGGCCCATGTATGGTTTCCTTCGAAGGCACCTGCCATACCTACTATCGCTTTCCTCCGGAAAGGAGCCAATGA
- a CDS encoding HypC/HybG/HupF family hydrogenase formation chaperone, translating into MCLGIPGQIVEIEKDVAKVDVGGVTREISIELCPDVSVGDYVLIHSGFAIHKVDEAEAQETLRILNELAESA; encoded by the coding sequence ATGTGTTTAGGCATCCCCGGACAGATCGTCGAAATCGAAAAGGATGTGGCCAAGGTTGACGTGGGAGGCGTGACCCGGGAGATCTCCATCGAGCTCTGCCCCGATGTCTCGGTCGGAGATTATGTCCTCATCCACTCCGGATTTGCCATCCATAAAGTGGACGAGGCCGAGGCGCAGGAGACCTTAAGGATTCTGAACGAGCTTGCAGAGTCGGCATGA